From a region of the Panicum virgatum strain AP13 chromosome 2K, P.virgatum_v5, whole genome shotgun sequence genome:
- the LOC120694463 gene encoding probable GTP diphosphokinase RSH3, chloroplastic, translating to MPPSITRPVKCRPHPRLAPQSPAAALELLAARGAPAAAELRAAYSRCRTPMSLSLSLCADPAEPRGPPALSLSRPADSAAPRAPCRGSPSARLARAAVASGGDEGDGGPPALILAGLLSRYAIFRDDLVRRAFAAAEAAHRGQVRASGDPYLEHCVETAALLAELGAGPAVVAAGLLHDTVDDAGLDYCFISEQFGADVADLVKGVSNLSHFSKLARRNDTASRMDEADRLRTVFLATEDARAVLIKLADRLHNMRTLDSLPKIKQQSFAKETLEIFAPLANQLGILNWKEQLENLCFKYLYTDKFDELSTNLLEFYNRDMIAAATRRLEQALDVRGLSYYAVYGRHKSVYSIHSKMARKKLAMDEVYDIQGVRVIVENRSDCFAALELVHHLWPRIPGKFKDYISSPKTNGYQSLHTVVLTKEMLPLEIQIRTRDMHLQAEFGIAAHWRYKEDVRNCSSSVPEMVEWVRRVVTYQRETLHIDHPSSLAPDTSPSNIHTIRSHSDVCPFSYSKQCDHSGPVLVILLENEKMSVQELPQNSTILDLLKRSSNYGMPLRLRLNCQAVHDWNQELKMGDVLELIPSAPCKPGSYTREFQQMFDHRLAVSQS from the exons ATGCCGCCGTCGATCACCCGCCCGGTCAAATGCCGCCCCCACCCCCGCCTCGCTCCGCAGtcaccagcggcggcgctggagctcctcgccgcccgcggagccccggccgccgccgagttGCGGGCGGCGTATTCGCGGTGCCGGACCCCGAtgtccctctccctctcgctctGCGCCGACCCCGCGGAGCCCCGAGGGCCGCCGGCCCTGTCCCTCTCGCGCCCTGCTGACTCCGCGGCGCCCCGAGCGCCGTGCCGCGGCTCGCCGTCCGCAAGGCTGGCACGCGCCGCCGTGGCGTCTGGGGGAGATGAAGGCGACGGCGGACCTCCCGCGCTTATTCTCGCCGGCTTGCTGTCGCGGTACGCCATCTTCCGCGACGATCTCGTGCGGagggccttcgccgccgccgaggcggcccACCGCGGACAG GTGCGCGCGAGCGGCGACCCTTACCTGGAACACTGCGTGGagacggcggcgctgctcgcggaGCTCGGCGCCGGCCCTGCCGTCGTCGCTGCCGGGCTGCTGCACGACACGGTGGACGACGCGGGCCTCGACTACTGTTTCATCTCCGAGCAGTTCGGTGCTGATGTCGCCGACCTTGTTAAGGGG GTTTCAAATCTAAGTCATTTCAGCAAACTGGCTCGTAGAAATGATACAGCTAGTAGAATGGATGAAGCTGACAGATTACGCACAGTGTTCCTTGCCACGGAAGATGCAAGAGCTGTGCTCATTAAACTTGCTGACAGGCTACACAACATGAGGACGTTGGATTCTTTGCCCAAGATCAAACAGCAGAGCTTTGCAAAGGAAACTCTGGAAATATTTGCTCCCTTGGCGAATCAATTGGGAATCTTGAATTGGAAGGAACAGCTTGAAAATTTGTGCTTCAAGTATCTTTACACAGATAAATTTGATGAACTGTCAACAAACCTTCTCGAATTCTACAACAGAGATATGATCGCAGCTGCAACGAGGCGACTGGAACAAGCCCTTGACGTGAGAGGATTATCGTATTATGCAGTATATGGGAGGCACAAGAGCGTTTACAGCATCCACAGCAAGATGGCAAG GAAGAAACTGGCCATGGATGAAGTTTATGATATACAGGGGGTGCGTGTTATAGTTGAGAACAGATCTGATTGTTTCGCTGCATTAGAGCTTGTCCATCACCTGTGGCCTCGAATTCCCGGGAAGTTCAAAGACTACATCAGCAGCCCCAAAACAAATGG GTATCAGTCCCTGCACACAGTTGTGCTCACTAAAGAAATGCTCCCACTAGAAATCCAGATTCGCACTAGGGACATGCATCTGCAGGCAGAGTTTGGAATTGCTGCACATTGGAGATACAAGGAAGATGTTCGGAATTGCTCTTCATCTGTTCCTGAAATGGTTGAATGGGTTAGAAGGGTGGTTACATATCAGCGTGAAACTTTGCACATTGACCATCCTTCATCACTTGCACCTGACACTTCACCGAGCAACATACACACGATTAGGTCACACTCTGATGTCTGTCCGTTCTCCTATTCCAAACAATGTGACCACAGTGGACCAGTTCTAGTAATACTTCTGGAGAACGAGAAG ATGTCAGTGCAAGAACTCCCCCAAAATTCAACGATATTGGACCTACTTAAGAGGTCTTCTAACTACGGCATGCCATTGAGGCTGAGGCTGAACTGCCAGGCTGTCCACGACTGGAACCAAGAGCTAAAAATGGGCGATGTTCTTGAATTGATCCCTTCAGCCCCATGCAAACCTGGAAGTTATACGAGGGAGTTCCAACAAATGTTTGATCACCGTCTCGCCGTTTCTCAGTCCTGA